A part of Pseudomonas sp. HR96 genomic DNA contains:
- a CDS encoding efflux RND transporter permease subunit — translation MNFSQFFIKRPIFAAVLSLLILIAGAISLFQLPISEYPEVVPPTVVVRANFPGANPKVIGETVAAPLEQAITGVENMLYMSSQSTADGKLTLTITFALGTDLDNAQVQVQNRVTRTEPKLPEEVTRIGITVDKASPDLTMVVHLTSPDKRYDMLYLSNYAILNIKDELARLGGVGDVQLFGMGDYSLRVWLDPNKTASRNLTATDVVTAIREQNRQVAAGQLGAPPAPNATSFQMSINTQGRLVSEEEFQNIIVRSGPDGEITRLKDIARIELGSNQYALRSLLNNQPAVAIPIFQRPGSNAIEISNEVRAKMAELKQSFPEGMDYSVVYDPTIFVRGSIEAVVHTLFEALVLVVLVVILFLQTWRASIIPLVAVPVSLIGTFAVMHLFGFSLNALSLFGLVLAIGIVVDDAIVVVENVERNIELGLAPVPATERAMREVTGPIIATALVLCAVFVPAAFISGLTGQFYKQFALTIAISTVISAFNSLTLSPALAAVLLLPHGAPKDRFSRVLDKLLGGWLFRPFNRFFVRASNGYVRTVARVIRGSGIALVLYAGFMVLTYFGFATTPTGFVPAQDKQYLVAFAQLPDASSLDRTEDVIKRMSDYALKQPGVESAVAFPGLSINGFTNSPNNGVVFVTLKPFDERRDPSLSAGAIAGALNGQFANIQDAYMAIFPPPPVQGLGTIGGFRLQVEDRGNLGYDELYKQTQNIIAKSRSVPELAGLFTSYTVNVPQVDASIDREKAKTLGVPISDIFDTLQVYLGSLYANDFNRFGRTYQVNVQAEQQFRLEPDQIGQLKVRNNQGEMIPLATLIKVTPTAGPDRVMHYNGFVTAEINGAAAPGYSSGQAQAAVEKLLKDELPNGMTYEWTEITYQQILSGNTALLVFPLCVLLAFLVLAAQYESWSLPLAVILIVPMTLLSAISGVILSGSDNNIFTQIGLIVLVGLACKNAILIVEFAKDKQMEGLDPLAAVLEACRLRLRPILMTSFAFIMGVIPLVTSTGAGAEMRHAMGVAVFSGMLGVTFFGLLLTPVFFVLIRRYVERSEARKAARALHHTTVAGEAH, via the coding sequence GCCAACTTCCCCGGCGCCAACCCCAAGGTCATCGGCGAGACCGTGGCCGCGCCGCTGGAGCAGGCCATCACCGGGGTCGAGAACATGCTGTACATGTCCTCCCAGTCCACTGCCGACGGCAAGCTGACCCTGACCATTACCTTCGCCCTGGGCACCGACCTGGACAACGCCCAGGTCCAGGTGCAGAACCGCGTGACGCGCACCGAGCCCAAGCTGCCTGAAGAGGTGACGCGCATCGGCATCACCGTGGACAAGGCTTCGCCCGACCTGACCATGGTGGTCCACCTGACCTCGCCGGACAAACGCTACGACATGCTCTACCTGTCCAACTACGCCATCCTCAACATCAAGGATGAACTGGCGCGCCTGGGCGGCGTCGGCGACGTGCAGCTGTTCGGCATGGGCGACTATTCGCTGCGGGTCTGGCTGGACCCCAACAAGACCGCTTCGCGCAACCTGACCGCCACCGACGTGGTCACCGCCATTCGCGAGCAGAACCGCCAGGTCGCTGCCGGCCAGCTCGGCGCGCCACCCGCGCCCAATGCCACCAGCTTCCAGATGTCGATCAACACCCAGGGCCGCCTGGTCAGTGAAGAAGAGTTCCAGAACATCATTGTGCGCAGCGGTCCGGACGGCGAAATCACGCGTCTTAAAGACATCGCCCGCATCGAACTGGGCTCCAACCAATACGCCCTGCGTTCGCTGCTCAACAACCAGCCGGCGGTGGCCATCCCGATCTTCCAGCGCCCTGGCTCGAACGCCATCGAAATCTCCAACGAAGTGCGGGCGAAGATGGCCGAGCTCAAGCAGAGCTTCCCCGAAGGCATGGACTACAGTGTGGTCTACGACCCGACCATCTTCGTGCGTGGCTCCATCGAGGCCGTGGTGCACACCCTGTTCGAAGCCCTGGTGCTGGTGGTGCTGGTGGTGATCCTGTTCCTGCAGACCTGGCGCGCTTCGATCATTCCGCTGGTGGCGGTGCCGGTATCGCTGATCGGCACCTTCGCCGTGATGCACCTGTTCGGCTTCTCGCTCAACGCGCTGTCGCTGTTCGGCCTGGTGCTGGCCATCGGCATCGTGGTCGACGACGCCATCGTCGTGGTGGAGAACGTCGAACGCAACATCGAGCTGGGCCTGGCGCCGGTGCCCGCCACCGAGCGGGCCATGCGCGAAGTGACCGGGCCGATCATCGCCACGGCCCTGGTGCTGTGCGCAGTGTTCGTGCCGGCGGCCTTCATCTCCGGCCTGACCGGGCAGTTCTACAAGCAGTTTGCCCTGACCATCGCCATCTCCACGGTCATCTCGGCGTTCAATTCGCTGACCCTGTCGCCCGCCCTGGCTGCGGTGTTGCTGCTGCCCCACGGCGCGCCCAAGGACCGCTTCTCGCGCGTGCTCGACAAGCTGCTCGGCGGCTGGCTGTTCCGCCCCTTCAACCGCTTCTTCGTGCGGGCCAGCAATGGCTACGTGCGCACCGTGGCGCGGGTCATCCGCGGCAGCGGGATTGCCCTGGTACTGTACGCAGGCTTCATGGTGCTGACCTACTTCGGCTTCGCCACCACGCCGACCGGTTTCGTGCCGGCGCAAGACAAGCAGTACCTGGTGGCGTTCGCCCAGTTGCCCGACGCTTCGAGCCTGGACCGCACCGAGGATGTGATCAAACGCATGTCCGACTATGCGCTCAAGCAGCCTGGCGTGGAAAGCGCCGTGGCCTTCCCGGGCCTGTCGATCAACGGCTTTACCAACAGCCCGAACAACGGCGTGGTGTTCGTCACCTTGAAGCCATTCGACGAGCGTCGCGACCCAAGCCTGTCGGCGGGCGCCATCGCCGGTGCCCTGAACGGCCAGTTCGCCAATATTCAGGACGCCTACATGGCGATCTTCCCGCCGCCGCCGGTACAGGGGCTGGGGACCATCGGCGGCTTCCGCCTGCAGGTCGAGGACCGTGGCAACCTGGGTTATGACGAGCTGTACAAGCAGACCCAGAACATCATCGCCAAGAGCCGCAGCGTGCCTGAGCTGGCCGGGCTGTTCACCAGCTACACGGTCAACGTGCCGCAGGTCGATGCCAGCATCGACCGGGAAAAGGCCAAGACCCTGGGCGTGCCGATCAGCGACATCTTCGACACCCTGCAGGTCTACCTCGGTTCGCTGTACGCCAACGACTTCAACCGCTTTGGCCGTACCTACCAGGTCAACGTGCAGGCCGAGCAGCAGTTCCGCCTGGAGCCGGACCAGATCGGCCAGCTGAAGGTGCGCAACAATCAGGGCGAGATGATTCCGCTGGCTACCTTGATCAAGGTCACGCCCACGGCGGGCCCTGACCGCGTGATGCACTACAACGGCTTCGTCACCGCCGAGATCAACGGCGCCGCCGCGCCCGGCTACAGCTCCGGCCAGGCTCAGGCCGCCGTGGAAAAACTGCTCAAGGACGAACTGCCCAACGGCATGACCTACGAATGGACCGAGATCACCTACCAGCAGATTCTCTCGGGCAACACCGCGCTGCTGGTGTTCCCGCTCTGCGTGCTGCTCGCCTTCCTCGTGCTCGCTGCCCAGTACGAGAGCTGGAGCCTGCCGCTGGCGGTGATCCTGATCGTGCCGATGACTCTGCTTTCGGCGATCAGCGGGGTGATCCTGTCGGGCAGCGACAATAACATCTTCACCCAGATCGGCCTGATCGTGCTGGTGGGCCTGGCGTGCAAGAACGCGATCCTGATCGTCGAGTTCGCCAAGGACAAGCAGATGGAAGGCCTCGACCCGCTGGCTGCCGTACTCGAAGCCTGCCGCCTGCGCCTGCGGCCGATCCTGATGACCTCGTTCGCCTTCATCATGGGGGTCATCCCGCTGGTGACTTCCACCGGCGCCGGCGCAGAAATGCGCCACGCCATGGGCGTCGCGGTGTTCTCCGGGATGCTCGGGGTGACCTTCTTCGGCCTGCTGCTGACGCCGGTGTTCTTTGTCCTGATCCGCCGTTACGTCGAGCGCAGCGAGGCGCGCAAGGCCGCCCGAGCGCTGCACCACACCACTGTCGCCGGGGAGGCACACTGA